The Chitinophaga caeni genome segment TTTCTTGCAAGGCGTTACACATCAGGTGATATGCGCCTAAACTATGTAGGAACCGGGTATGCACGGCCCCCGGGTACACCATCTGTGCCAAAGCCATCTGGTGAATCCGCCTCAATCGCTGATAATACGGATGAGATATTATCTTGAATATTAATGGATGATCTATGGTGATGAAGCCATAAACCGGGTCGTTTACAATTTTCCTGTTACTTAATACCATTCAATTGTTTTTCAACTGTGCAAAACTACATTAGTAAAATGATCTACCCGCTTTTTTCAGATTTTTTCCGGGAAAATTGAATGAATTTTGATCTATATTGATGTAATTTAATATATGTTAACACGTTATAGTTCAAAATTTGTTCCATCTTGTAAGAATTTGCAATCTGTAATAAGACGTTTTATCCCGGTTATACCCCTATAAATCAAGCGGATTTGTCGTTTATTTAACAATTTAAATCTTTTCGGGGGAATGATTATTGCTGAATAGGTGTTAAATTTAAACGAAGTCTGTCTTCTATATCGAAGAGAAACAAAACCAGTATCACGAAAAATAAAATATGAGCCAAGTAAATATACTCTGGGTAGATGATGAAATTGAATCCTTGAAATCGCAAATCTTGTTCTTAGAAAATAGGGGTTACCATGTAACCGCTCTTACGAATGGATACGATGCGTTGGAATTTCTGAAGGATCAAATTGTGGATGTTGTGCTTTTGGATGAATCTATGCCGGGTATTACTGGCCTGGAAACTTTGACCAAAATCAAGGAACAGGATCTGCAAGTGCCGGTTGTGATGATTACCAAGAATGAAGCTGAGAACGTGATGGATGAAGCCATCGGTTCGCAAATCACAGATTACCTGATCAAACCGGTAAACCCCAACCAGGTGTTATTGTGTCTTAAAAAGATCATCGATAACAAGAGGCTGGTAGCCGAGAAAACAACCATCGCTTACCAGCAGGAGTTCCGCTCCCTTTTTATGGCGCTGAGCTCCAACCCCGATCACAAGGAATGGATGGATATCTATAAAAAGCTGGTCTATTGGGAAATGGAGATGGAAAAAGCAGATAGTCCCGAGATGATGGAAGTATTTAACAACCAGAAAGCCGAAGCCAATACCGAATTTGCCAAGTTTATCTCCAGGAATTACGCCAGCTGGATAAAGAATAGTGATGAAGCGCCGACGTTATCGCATACCCTCTTTAGGGATAAGGTCTTCCCGTATATCGACCCTGAAATACCCAATTTTTTCATCCTGATTGATAACCTGAGATATGACCAATGGAAAGCCATCCAGCCCATTTTCGCAGAATCTTTCAGGTTGATAGAAGAAGATAGCTTTTACAGCATTTTGCCGACATCGACACAGTATAGCAGGAACGCGATATTCTCGGGAATGCTGCCGGTGGATATCGAGGCTAAATTTCCGCAGGAATGGAAAAATGATGATGATGAAGGGGGGAAAAATATGTACGAAGAACATTTTTTCGCAGACCAGTTGGCCCGGGCAAGAAAAGATTTGAAATTCTCTTATACCAAGGTACTCAACCATAACGATGGGCAGCACCTGGTCAATAATATTCATAATATGATGAATTACCAGCTTAATATCATCGTGTATAATTTTGTTGACATGCTCAGCCACGCCCGTACCGAAATGGAAGTATTAAAAGAACTCGCGGGTGATGAAACATCGTACCGGTCTATCATTACCAGCTGGTTTGAACATTCCCCGTTGCACCAGGCTTTAAAGAAAATTTCAGACAAAAAGATTAACCTCTTCCTGGCAACAGATCACGGCAGCGTAAGGGTAAAGACCCCGATAAAGGTTATAGGCGATAAGCAAACTACCACTAACTTGCGTTATAAACATGGCCGTAACCTCAATTACGATCCGAAGGAAGTGTTGGCTTTCCGTGACCCCAAGGACGCGGGTTTGCCAAGACCGAATGTTAATTCTTCATATATCTTTGCAAGGGAAGATGGTTACCTCTGTTACCCGAATAATTATAATTATTTCGTGAATTATTATAAGAATACCTTCCAGCACGGCGGTATTTCCCTTGAGGAAATGATCGTACCCGTTGCCCGTATGGTGTCCAAGTAGTTAATGCAGATTTATTACTTTTGTAACGCGAAATAGAATTCCATATCGCGGTATAAATAATCCGATCATCATGATTTTGAAACCAACGCCTAATAATTTAACGAAGCTGGAGAAATTGTTCGAAGAAGCGAAATATATCCTGAGGTTTGAAAAAGGAACATTCAATTCGGGCTATTGTGTATTAGAACATAAAAAGGTAGTGGTAGTCAATAAATTCCTGAACTTGGAAGGCCGGATCAATACCTTGCTGGATATTTTACCAACGTTGAAGTTAGATGATTCCGTGCTTTCCCCCGAAAGTCACAAATTGTACAAACAAGTGCTAGAAGATAGGTTGAATAACGTTTCCGGCGAAAGTAGCGCGGAAACGGATGCAAGCGATGACCAAACAGCTACGGAGGAAGCGTAAACAGTAGGATGGAAGCCTTGAGTAAAGCTTTAAAAGTAACTTTCCTCGGTTCCGGGACCTCCCAGGGGGTGCCGGTAATTGCTTGTGATTGCCGCGTTTGTACTTCTGAAAACCCGAAGGATAACCGTTTACGCAGCAGCATCTTGCTGGAAACAGCAGTGGGGAATATTGTCGTGGACACAACCCCGGATTTCCGTTACCAAATGTTACGGGCCAAGGTAAAACAACTTTCAGCCGTTCTTATAACACATTCACATAAAGATCATATCGCCGGGATGGACGATATCCGGGCTTTTAATTATTTTCAACAAGAACCGATTGATATTTACGCGACAGAATTTTCCCAGAACGTAATCATCCGGGAATTTGCTTACGCTTTCGCAGATTATAAATACCCCGGCGTTCCCGAAATAGAATTGAGAACAATTGCCGATGAGCCGTTTTTAGTAAATGGCTTGAGGGTGATACCTATTAACGTGCTGCATCACAAAATGCCTGTCACCGGTTTCCGTATCCATGACTTTACCTATATCACGGATGCCAATTTCATCGCCGCGGAAGAAAAAGAAAAAATCCGCGGTTCCAAGGTATTAGTCTTGAATGCCTTACGAAAAGAACAGCATATCTCGCACTTCACCCTTTCAGAAGCCGTTGCCCTGGCGCAAGAGCTCGAAATACCGGAAGTTTATTTTACCCATATTAGCCACCAATTAGGTTTGCATGAAGAAATAAATGCCGAGCTACCGGATGGTATGGCATTAGCTTACGATGGTTTGCAGGTTAGTATTCCGGGATCATATTAATGGGCTAAATTCCTTGTAACTTTTTGCCTGGCTGGGCCGTTTAATTTCTAAATATATTTAGACGCCAAAATCAACATGTATGAGAAATACTTGCGTATTGTTAATACCCATCTTCGCCCTATTATCAGCCTGTTCAAAAGATAAAACGGAATACCTGGATCCCGAAAATCCCAAAGTAGGACAAGTGGCAACCCTGTTTATTAATCATTATACGGCCGGGCGAGATGCCCAAGCATACTTTGAGAATCAACATTATTGGATCGAGTTATATGGTATGGAGGGGCGTGAAATAGGGTATACTTACAAGGTTAAAGCGGAACTATTTGATGCGGTTTACCCTGCATTATGCCCATTGTATTTTACGGACTTCGCATTCAAGAATATCAAGATAATTAGCAAAG includes the following:
- the porX gene encoding T9SS response regulator signal transducer PorX — encoded protein: MSQVNILWVDDEIESLKSQILFLENRGYHVTALTNGYDALEFLKDQIVDVVLLDESMPGITGLETLTKIKEQDLQVPVVMITKNEAENVMDEAIGSQITDYLIKPVNPNQVLLCLKKIIDNKRLVAEKTTIAYQQEFRSLFMALSSNPDHKEWMDIYKKLVYWEMEMEKADSPEMMEVFNNQKAEANTEFAKFISRNYASWIKNSDEAPTLSHTLFRDKVFPYIDPEIPNFFILIDNLRYDQWKAIQPIFAESFRLIEEDSFYSILPTSTQYSRNAIFSGMLPVDIEAKFPQEWKNDDDEGGKNMYEEHFFADQLARARKDLKFSYTKVLNHNDGQHLVNNIHNMMNYQLNIIVYNFVDMLSHARTEMEVLKELAGDETSYRSIITSWFEHSPLHQALKKISDKKINLFLATDHGSVRVKTPIKVIGDKQTTTNLRYKHGRNLNYDPKEVLAFRDPKDAGLPRPNVNSSYIFAREDGYLCYPNNYNYFVNYYKNTFQHGGISLEEMIVPVARMVSK
- a CDS encoding MBL fold metallo-hydrolase; the encoded protein is MEALSKALKVTFLGSGTSQGVPVIACDCRVCTSENPKDNRLRSSILLETAVGNIVVDTTPDFRYQMLRAKVKQLSAVLITHSHKDHIAGMDDIRAFNYFQQEPIDIYATEFSQNVIIREFAYAFADYKYPGVPEIELRTIADEPFLVNGLRVIPINVLHHKMPVTGFRIHDFTYITDANFIAAEEKEKIRGSKVLVLNALRKEQHISHFTLSEAVALAQELEIPEVYFTHISHQLGLHEEINAELPDGMALAYDGLQVSIPGSY